The genome window GCTCAAAGATCTGGTCGGAAAAATCGATAAGAATTTCAAAACACAAGAATTGGAAAAAGCCGTCGATCAGATGAAAAACGGTTCAACCCAGAAAAAAATGGATCAGTCCAAACAAGCGATTGCCCAGGATCAACAGAATCAACAACCGCAAAAAGAAAATCAACAGCAGGTCAGCAAAGATCTCGATTCGCTCGCCCAGCAATTGAGCAAAGCGCAACAAGAGTACCGTGAGCAGCAAGACAGCCAGATCATGAATGCTATGCGGAAAATTATTTTCGACATGTTGGAAACTTCCAAAGAGCAGGAATCGGTTATGGATGATGCGCGTTCGCTGATGAGTTTCAGTCCCCGGTATTCGCAAATGACACAGCGCCAGGCCGATGTTCGTACCAATATGGGGCGCGTGACGGAAAATTTGATCGACCTTTCCAACAATACCTTTTTTGTCACGACGGCATTGGGTAAACTTGTGGCCAGTGCTCTCAACGATATGAACGACGCCGTAAAAGAATTGGAGGAACGTAATACGGTTCGTGCACTAGGCAAACAAAATCAGGCCATGGGTTCAGTTAATGAAGCAGTTAAAATGCTGCTCCAAAGTATGGACAAAATGCAAAACGGCCAGTCGGGAACAGGAATGCAACAATTGATGGAAGAATTACAAAACATGGCCGGCCAGCAAGGGCAATTGAACGATCAAACTATTCCGTTTGGCCAGCAAAATGGCGGTCAGCTGTCTATGGAACAACAGGCGCAATTGGGTCGCATGATGGCGGAACAACAAGCGTTGAAGGAATCGCTGGAAAACATGCAAGGTCAATTGGAAGGCCAGCAAGACCTGAAAAATAAACTCGGCAACATGGCCAAAGAAATGGACGAAGTCATCAAAGACATGGCGCAACAAAAAGTTGACCGTAAAACAATTGAACGCCAGCAGAAAATTTTACAGCGCATGCTCGATGCTACGCGTTCCACTCAGGAAAAAGATTTCAGTGAGAAACGAAAAGGGGAAACCGGAAAAGATTACCGCACCAAAAGCCCGAATGAATTGCCATCAAACCTGACTGACCGTAAGGCCAAATTGCGTCAGGATTTATTAAAAATTTTACGTGAGGGATACTCCAAAGACTACGAAGAATTGATCAAAAAATATTTTGAAGCTTTAGGAAATGTAGCAGAAGGGGAGCAAGAAAAATAAAAAGCCCATAAGCTTGAACTTATAGGCTTGATCCGCACTTTTCTTTTATAACTATTTCATCATAGGGATTTTCACATTTTTTTCATTGGCGACTTTAATAGCTTCGCCATAGCCGGCATCCACATGCCGAACTACGCCCATGCCCGGATCGGTCGTCAGTACACGCTGAAGCCGCTTTGCTGCCGCATCGGTTCCGTCAGCGACGATTACCATTCCTGCATGCAAAGAATAGCCAATTCCCACTCCGCCGCCGTGATGCAGCGATACCCACGTTGCGCCGTTCACGGCGTTGATGGCAAAATTCAATAATGGCCAGTCGGCGATGGCGTCGCTGCCGTCTTTCATCGCTTCGGTTTCACGATTCGGCGAGGCAACGGAGCCGCAGTCGAGGTGATCACGTCCGATGACGATGGGCGCTTTGACTTTTCCGGATTTAACAAGATCGTTGAAAATTTGCCCGGCTTTATCGCGTTCGCCATAACCTAGCCAGCAGATACGCGACGGTAAACCCTGGAAGTGTACCTTCTCCTGTGCTTTTTTCAACCAGCGGCGAAGCGATTCTTTTTCAGGAAATGCTTTTAAGATCGCTTCATCCGTTGCGCGAATGTCATCCGGATCGCCCGACAACGCAGCCCAGCGAAACGGACCTTGTCCTTCGCAAAATAACGGACGGATGTAGGCCGGAACAAATCCCGGAAAATCGAAAGCATTTTTGACGCCTTGCTTCAACGCTTGCGCGCGAATGTTGTTGCCGTAATCAAAAACAATGGAACCTTTTTTCTGAAAATCGAGCATCGCCTGCACGTGCACAGCCATTGAATCCATCGCCCGGCGGATATATTCTTCAGAATGATTTTTCCGGTAATCAGCCAATTCGTCGATTTTCATTCCTGCAGGAACGTAACCGTTTAAAGCATCATGAGCGGACGTCTGATCAGTGACGATGTCAGGCATCATGTTGCGTTTAAGCATTTCAGGCAAAATTTCAGCTGCATTGCCGAGCAATGCAATCGATCGGGGTTCTTTCTTTTGTTTAAATTCTTGAGCTAATTTCCACGCTTCATCCAGCGATTTTACCATCACATCGCAATAACCCGTATCGAGACGGCGTTGAATTCGATGTGCATCGACCTCCACAAAAATACCCACGCCATCGTTCATTGTGACCGATAAAGGCTGAGCGCCGCCCATGCCGCCGAGGCCGGCTGTCAGTGTGATCGTGCCCTTCAGAGAACCACCAAAATGTTTTCTCGCACATGCGGCGAATGTTTCGTACGTGCCTTGCAAAATTCCCTGCGTGCCGATATAGATCCAACTGCCGGCCGTCATCTGCCCGTACATGGTCAATCCCATCCGTTCATACTCGCGGAAATTTTCCCATGACGCCCAGTGTGGAACGATATTCGAATTGGCCAGTATTACGCGTGGGGCATCCGGATGTGTTTTGAAAACGGCAACCGGTTTTCCGGATTGAACCAGCAGCGTTTCGTCATTTTCAAGCTGCTGTAAACTCCGGACAATAGCGTCAAAACAATCCCAGTTGCGTGCGGCTTTGCCGGAACCGCCGTACACGACTAATTCTTCCGGTTTTTCGGCCACGTCCGGATCAAGATTATTCATCAACATACGCATGGCTGCTTCCTGCAGCCAGCTTTTACAGGATAATTGCGAGCCTCTCGGCGCTCGAATAGTTTTCATAGCAATTCCTCAGTTTTAAATAGAACACTGACAACACTGATGAAACTGAAAAACACAGATTTCAATTTTTATCACTGAAAGTCGAACTGATCAGTGTTATCCGTGTACATTTTTCTTTTTATCATTTGTAAATATTTTACGGCGAAATTCTGGCTTCTTTCCAAAATT of bacterium contains these proteins:
- a CDS encoding DUF4175 domain-containing protein, with protein sequence LKDLVGKIDKNFKTQELEKAVDQMKNGSTQKKMDQSKQAIAQDQQNQQPQKENQQQVSKDLDSLAQQLSKAQQEYREQQDSQIMNAMRKIIFDMLETSKEQESVMDDARSLMSFSPRYSQMTQRQADVRTNMGRVTENLIDLSNNTFFVTTALGKLVASALNDMNDAVKELEERNTVRALGKQNQAMGSVNEAVKMLLQSMDKMQNGQSGTGMQQLMEELQNMAGQQGQLNDQTIPFGQQNGGQLSMEQQAQLGRMMAEQQALKESLENMQGQLEGQQDLKNKLGNMAKEMDEVIKDMAQQKVDRKTIERQQKILQRMLDATRSTQEKDFSEKRKGETGKDYRTKSPNELPSNLTDRKAKLRQDLLKILREGYSKDYEELIKKYFEALGNVAEGEQEK
- the hutU gene encoding urocanate hydratase, with amino-acid sequence MKTIRAPRGSQLSCKSWLQEAAMRMLMNNLDPDVAEKPEELVVYGGSGKAARNWDCFDAIVRSLQQLENDETLLVQSGKPVAVFKTHPDAPRVILANSNIVPHWASWENFREYERMGLTMYGQMTAGSWIYIGTQGILQGTYETFAACARKHFGGSLKGTITLTAGLGGMGGAQPLSVTMNDGVGIFVEVDAHRIQRRLDTGYCDVMVKSLDEAWKLAQEFKQKKEPRSIALLGNAAEILPEMLKRNMMPDIVTDQTSAHDALNGYVPAGMKIDELADYRKNHSEEYIRRAMDSMAVHVQAMLDFQKKGSIVFDYGNNIRAQALKQGVKNAFDFPGFVPAYIRPLFCEGQGPFRWAALSGDPDDIRATDEAILKAFPEKESLRRWLKKAQEKVHFQGLPSRICWLGYGERDKAGQIFNDLVKSGKVKAPIVIGRDHLDCGSVASPNRETEAMKDGSDAIADWPLLNFAINAVNGATWVSLHHGGGVGIGYSLHAGMVIVADGTDAAAKRLQRVLTTDPGMGVVRHVDAGYGEAIKVANEKNVKIPMMK